The following coding sequences lie in one Eubacterium ventriosum genomic window:
- a CDS encoding L-rhamnose isomerase encodes MANERFESAKIEYENIGVDVEAAINRLMNVPVSMHCWQGDDVKGFDQDGPLTGGIQTTGNYLGKSRTPEELMADMDKAMSLIPGKKKINLHASYAIFEEGEVVDRDKIEPKHFKKWVDFAKEHNVGIDFNPTFFSHPKVKDGLTLTSPDEETRKFWIEHGKACIRIAQYFAEETGIPCVMNIWIGDGFKDVPADRMGPRQRYKDSIEKILEQPYDKSKVKICVESKVFGIGVESYTAGSAEFTLSFAASHEGCLPLMDNGHYHPTELVSDKIPALLCYYPEIALHITRGVRWDSDHVLLLDDETKEIAKEIVRCNALDRVYMALDYFDASINRISAWVVGMRSWQKALLNAMLMPNEALKKLQNESRFTELMAIQEELKTMPFGDIWKEYCRRCGVDEDITWFTKVTEYENQVLSKRN; translated from the coding sequence ATGGCAAACGAAAGATTTGAATCAGCAAAAATTGAATATGAAAATATTGGAGTGGATGTTGAAGCGGCAATAAACAGATTAATGAATGTACCTGTATCAATGCACTGCTGGCAGGGCGATGACGTAAAGGGATTTGACCAGGACGGACCTTTAACAGGAGGAATTCAGACAACAGGAAATTATCTGGGAAAGTCAAGAACACCGGAAGAACTAATGGCGGATATGGATAAGGCTATGTCTTTAATTCCGGGAAAAAAGAAAATTAATCTTCATGCAAGTTATGCAATTTTTGAAGAAGGCGAAGTAGTAGACAGAGATAAGATTGAGCCTAAGCATTTTAAAAAATGGGTTGATTTTGCAAAAGAGCATAATGTGGGAATTGACTTTAATCCAACATTTTTCTCACATCCAAAAGTTAAGGATGGATTAACACTTACAAGTCCTGATGAAGAAACAAGAAAGTTTTGGATTGAGCATGGAAAGGCGTGTATTAGAATTGCACAATATTTTGCAGAAGAAACAGGAATTCCATGTGTAATGAATATTTGGATTGGCGATGGCTTTAAGGATGTTCCGGCAGACAGAATGGGGCCAAGACAGAGATATAAAGATTCAATAGAGAAAATTTTAGAACAGCCTTATGACAAGTCCAAGGTTAAGATTTGTGTGGAATCAAAGGTATTTGGAATAGGAGTTGAATCATATACTGCAGGTTCAGCAGAATTTACTTTAAGTTTTGCCGCAAGTCATGAGGGATGCCTTCCATTAATGGATAACGGACATTATCACCCAACAGAATTGGTATCTGATAAGATTCCGGCATTATTGTGTTATTATCCTGAAATTGCCCTTCACATAACAAGAGGTGTCAGATGGGATAGCGATCATGTTTTACTTTTGGATGATGAAACAAAAGAGATTGCAAAAGAAATCGTAAGATGCAATGCTCTGGATAGAGTTTATATGGCTTTGGATTATTTTGATGCAAGCATTAACAGAATTTCAGCCTGGGTAGTTGGTATGCGTAGCTGGCAGAAGGCTTTGCTTAATGCAATGCTTATGCCTAATGAAGCGTTAAAGAAACTTCAGAATGAAAGCAGATTTACAGAACTTATGGCAATTCAGGAAGAATTAAAGACAATGCCATTTGGTGATATTTGGAAAGAATATTGTAGGAGATGTGGTGTTGATGAAGATATTACATGGTTTACAAAGGTAACTGAATACGAAAATCAGGTGCTTTCAAAGAGAAACTAA
- the rhaD gene encoding rhamnulose-1-phosphate aldolase, with protein sequence MNFYDIEFVKGFIRMCDDGWQQGWHERNGGNLSYRLSEKDVEEAKEYFKEDDKWQSIGASVPDLANEYFMVTGSGKFFRNVILKPEDSTCIIKVDETGEKYKIVWGLVNGGRPTSELPSHLMNHQVKKKATNGEYRVIYHCHTTNVIALTFVLPLDDKVFTRELWEMATECPVVFPDGIGVVDWMVPGGHDIAVATSELMKKYDVAVWAHHGIFCSGPDFDITFGLAHTVEKSAEILVKVLSITPNKLQTIKPDQFRSLAKDFKVTLHEEFLYEK encoded by the coding sequence ATGAATTTTTATGATATAGAATTTGTAAAAGGATTTATACGTATGTGTGATGACGGATGGCAGCAGGGATGGCATGAAAGAAATGGTGGAAATCTTTCATATAGATTATCAGAAAAGGATGTAGAGGAAGCTAAGGAGTATTTTAAGGAAGATGATAAGTGGCAGAGCATAGGTGCCAGCGTTCCGGATCTTGCAAATGAATATTTTATGGTAACAGGAAGTGGCAAGTTTTTTAGAAATGTAATTTTAAAACCTGAAGACAGCACATGCATAATTAAAGTTGATGAAACAGGTGAAAAATACAAGATTGTATGGGGGCTTGTTAATGGTGGCAGACCAACAAGTGAGCTTCCAAGCCATTTAATGAATCATCAGGTAAAGAAGAAGGCAACTAATGGAGAATATAGAGTAATTTATCATTGCCATACAACAAATGTAATAGCGTTAACTTTCGTTTTGCCTTTAGATGATAAGGTGTTTACAAGAGAATTATGGGAAATGGCAACAGAGTGTCCTGTAGTATTTCCTGACGGAATCGGTGTTGTAGACTGGATGGTTCCAGGGGGACATGATATTGCAGTTGCAACAAGTGAATTAATGAAAAAATATGACGTGGCGGTTTGGGCTCATCATGGAATTTTCTGTTCAGGTCCTGACTTTGATATTACATTTGGACTTGCACACACAGTTGAAAAATCAGCGGAAATTCTTGTAAAGGTATTGTCAATAACACCTAACAAATTACAGACAATAAAGCCGGACCAGTTTAGAAGTCTTGCAAAAGATTTTAAGGTAACATTGCATGAAGAATTTTTATATGAAAAATAA
- a CDS encoding ribonuclease III domain-containing protein, whose protein sequence is MSELSFGEAENWVDFVERQIGYKFVNRDLLVQAFVRKSYSMENGGENNEVLEFIGDKALDLSVVKTLTDKYGHMISDEPDYEDEDDEFYCEYSEGKLTHLKSLLVRKEYLSARIDELKLAPFLIMSKGDLKNNIDKNTSVKEDLFEAIIGAVTLDTLWDFDKIQDVVGVMLRPELILDADVTDDNYIKLIQDWESKHYNDLPKFLYKERGRNESIRVGKQSLYWRYGSSTPESVYYKETCYTYPYGNEHLRYECKMKLSDDLPEFGAYGESKSDARRKVCECAYKFLEEEDLLWTIKDEIENPNKAESISQLEILARRGYFSMPEYEYIEQYDENGNPIWNVECHIEEEKYYFDAEASSKKVAKKQAAYDMLMYVLGEE, encoded by the coding sequence ATGAGCGAATTATCATTTGGAGAAGCAGAAAATTGGGTTGATTTTGTAGAAAGACAGATAGGCTATAAATTTGTAAATAGAGATTTATTAGTTCAAGCTTTTGTCAGAAAGTCATATTCTATGGAAAATGGTGGAGAAAACAACGAAGTATTAGAATTTATTGGTGATAAAGCATTAGACTTATCTGTTGTAAAAACACTAACAGACAAATACGGGCACATGATTTCTGATGAACCTGATTATGAGGATGAAGATGATGAATTTTACTGTGAATATTCAGAGGGAAAACTTACGCATCTCAAATCGTTGTTAGTACGAAAAGAATATTTATCTGCAAGAATCGATGAGTTGAAGTTGGCACCATTTTTAATAATGAGCAAAGGTGACCTAAAAAATAATATCGATAAAAATACATCAGTAAAAGAAGATTTGTTTGAGGCTATTATAGGAGCTGTAACTTTAGATACTCTATGGGATTTTGATAAAATCCAAGATGTAGTAGGAGTAATGCTTCGTCCGGAATTGATTTTAGATGCAGATGTTACAGACGATAACTATATCAAGTTAATACAGGACTGGGAATCAAAACACTATAATGATCTTCCGAAGTTTTTATATAAAGAAAGAGGTAGGAATGAGAGTATTCGTGTTGGAAAACAATCACTTTATTGGAGATATGGGAGTTCAACACCGGAGAGCGTGTATTATAAGGAAACTTGTTACACATATCCATATGGCAATGAGCATTTGAGATATGAGTGTAAAATGAAACTTTCAGATGATCTGCCGGAGTTCGGTGCATATGGAGAATCAAAGAGTGATGCAAGAAGAAAAGTTTGCGAATGTGCATATAAATTTTTAGAGGAAGAAGATCTTCTATGGACAATAAAAGATGAGATTGAGAATCCTAACAAAGCAGAATCTATTAGTCAGTTAGAGATACTTGCCAGAAGAGGTTATTTCTCAATGCCTGAATATGAATATATAGAGCAATATGATGAAAACGGAAATCCGATTTGGAATGTGGAATGTCATATAGAAGAAGAAAAGTATTACTTCGACGCTGAAGCATCTTCGAAAAAAGTAGCAAAAAAACAAGCAGCATATGATATGTTGATGTATGTGCTTGGTGAAGAGTAA